One Glycine max cultivar Williams 82 chromosome 6, Glycine_max_v4.0, whole genome shotgun sequence DNA segment encodes these proteins:
- the LOC100783908 gene encoding uncharacterized protein — MYSLTVKPFFTPNLVSSSSTSTSSSSISLVSFPSRSVSSISFSRNLKPKGRFGLRVEAYDSSNNDNSNPASAGDSKPPNGTLSKSRREILLEYVKNVQPEFMELFVKRAPQQVVDAMRQTVTNMIGTLPPQFFAVTITTVAENLAQLMYSIMMTGYMFKNAQYRLELQESLEQVVALPDVQDKKDVPDFASGTQKNVSGEVIRWNNVSGPEKIDAKKYIELLEAEIEELSCQVGRQTSNAQNELLEYLKSLEPRNLKELTSTAGEDVVFAMNAFIKRLLAVSDPSQMKTSVTETSAAELAKLLYWLMVVGYSIRNIEVRYDMERVFGAPPKLAELPPGENV; from the exons ATGTATTCGTTGACAGTGAAACCCTTCTTCACACCTAATttagtttcttcttcttcaacttcCACTTCGTCCTCTTCGATTTCTCTCGTGTCCTTTCCATCTCGTTCGGTCTCATCAATTAGCTTTTCCAGAAATTTAAAGCCCAAAGGAAGATTTGGTCTCAGAGTTGAAGCATACGATTCCTCCAATAATGACAATTCCAACCCCGCCAGTGCTGGCGACTCCAAACCCCCTAATGGCACTTTG TCAAAGAGCAGGAGAGAAATTTTACTGGAATATGTTAAGAATGTGCAGCCAGAATTTATGGAATTGTTTGTGAAAAGAGCACCGCAACAG GTTGTGGATGCAATGCGACAAACAGTGACAAATATGATTGGAACACTGCCCCCTCAATTTTTTGCTGTAACAATTACCACT GTAGCTGAAAACCTTGCACAGCTCATGTACAGCATCATGATGACTGGATACATGTTCAAGAATGCGCAATACCGTTTGGAATTGCAAGAAAGTTTGGAACAAGTTGTTGCTCTTCCGGATGTGCAAGATAAAAAG GATGTGCCAGACTTTGCATCTGGCACACAAAAGAATGTTTCAGGTGAAGTTATTCGGTGGAACAATGTTTCTGGGCCTGAGAAAATAGATGCTAAAAAGTACATTGAATTACTTGAAGCGGAGATTGAGGAGCTGAGTTGTCAAGTTGGGAGACAAACTAGCAATGCACAAAATGAACTGTTGGAATACCTAAAATCTCTCGAGCCTCGAAATTTGAAG GAGTTGACTAGTACTGCCGGCGAGGACGTAGTGTTTGcgatgaatgcatttataaaGCGCCTGCTGGCTGTTTCAGATCCTAGCCAAATGAAG ACTAGCGTGACCGAGACTAGTGCAGCTGAACTTGCGAAGCTGCTTTATTGGTTGATGGTGGTTGGGTACAGCATTCGCAATATTGAAGTTCGTTATGACATGGAAAGAGTATTTGGCGCTCCTCCAAAGCTAGCTGAATTACCGCCAGGTGAAAATGTTTAA
- the LOC100819167 gene encoding pre-rRNA-processing protein TSR1 homolog — MGGSRVQVNKPHKSRFSSKSSRNLHKTSVKDRLAIAKSERNVGKGARAARIQRNKMIRDQKRAAVLKEKRELSGSRSPPRVIVLFALCASVDLESLADDLLSLLSKDTCVVLSGTVASSEYRTRITVLKAPHGDLLSCMEMAKVADLMVFVASARSSCEETDSYYIDSFGNQCLSVFRSLGLPSTAVFIRDLPPELKHRNELKKICTSSLASEFPEDCKFYPADTKDELHKFLWLFKEQRLKVPHWRTQRSYLLSQKVDAVYDGNSEKCTLFLTGYLRSRNLSVNQLVHVSGAGDFQLSKIEVLKDPCPLNSKKNQDLMDADEMHDTEVIGSLVPDPQNQEALVVENIPDPLAGEQTWPTEAEIAKADEDQKKKKIKKRSLPHGTSEYQAAWIVDDSDEESDYDNENDDGMVLDEGEDGFPGQEENKYSEFDGDGASLRLGDSDEETDNDSVMMEVDNLTREKIEDELNELKEAHAADEEFPDEVDTPLDVPARKRFAKYRGLKSFRTSSWDPKESLPQDYARIFEFDNFKRTQKHVLAKALELDHENREDCISVGSYARLHIMGVPSAVASKLSLLAKTIPVTACGLLKHESKVSVLHFSVKKHEAYDAPIKSKEELIFHVGFRQFVGWPIFSSEFINTDKNKMERFLHAGRFSVASIYAPISFPPLPTIILKRDGENAAPAVAAVGSLKTVDADRIILKRVILTGYPQRVSKRKASVRHMFYNPEDVKWFKPVELYTKRGLRGRIKEPVGTHGTMKCLLNGVLEQRDTVCMNLFKRAYPKWPTHHFPLSE; from the exons ATGGGAGGGTCGCGAGTTCAAGTCAACAAGCCTCACAAGTCCCGCTTCTCTTCCAAATCTTCTCGCAATCTTCATAAAACCTCTGTCAAGG ACAGACTCGCAATCGCAAAATCAGAGCGCAATGTCGGCAAAGGAGCTCGTGCAGCTCGAATTCAGAGAAATAAAATG ATACGAGATCAAAAAAGAGCTGctgttttgaaagaaaaacgAGAACTCAGTGGGTCGAGAAGTCCTCCTCGAGTGATA GTTCTCTTCGCCCTCTGTGCGTCTGTGGATTTAGAATCACTTGCTGATGATCTCTTGTCATTATTATCTAAAGATACGTGTGTGGTGCTGTCAGGAACCGTTGCTTCTTCTGAATATAGGACAAGAATAACG GTACTAAAAGCACCCCATGGTGATCTACTATCATGCATGGAAATGGCCAAG GTTGCGGATCTAATGGTTTTTGTGGCCTCAGCAAGATCTTCATGCGAAGAAACTGATTCCTACTACATTGACTCATTTGGAAATCAATGCCTTTCTGTGTTTAGATCTCTTGGTTTGCCAAGCACTGCTGTGTTTATTCGT GATCTACCTCCTGAGCTTAAACATAGAAATGAACTAAAGAAGATATGCACATCTAGCCTTGCCTCGGAATTTCCTGAGGATTGTAAATTTTATCCGGCTGATACAAAGGATGAGCTACACAAG TTCTTGTGGCTCTTTAAAGAGCAAAGGCTtaaagttcctcattggagaACTCAACGATCATACCTATTGTCTCAAAAG GTTGATGCAGTTTATGATGGCAACTCTGAAAAATGCACCCTGTTTCTCACTGGCTACCTTCGTTCTCGTAACCTCTCAGTCAATCAACTG GTTCATGTTTCAGGTGCAGGAGATTTCCAATTGTCTAAAATTGAAGTTCTTAAAGATCCTTGTCCTttgaattcaaagaaaaatcaggACCTAATGGATGCAGATGAAATGCATGATACAGAG GTCATTGGTTCTCTGGTTCCGGATCCTCAAAACCAGGAAGCTTTAGTTGTTGAGAATATACCTGATCCTCTTGCTGGAGAGCAG ACATGGCCAACAGAGGCTGAAATTGCTAAGGCTGATGaagatcaaaagaaaaagaagataaaaaagaggAGTCTTCCTCATGGCACTTCAGAATATCAG GCTGCTTGGATTGTTGATGATTCTGATGAGGAGTCGGATTATGACAATGAAAACGATGATGGTATGGTGTTGGATGAAGGGGAAGATGGATTTCCTGGTCAAgaggaaaataaatattcagAATTTGATGGTGATGGAGCTTCTCTTAGATTGGGAGATTCTGACGAAGAAACTGACAATGATTCAGTGATGATG GAAGTAGATAATTTGACCAGAGAAAAGATAGAAGATGAACTCAATGAACTTAAAGAAGCACATGCTGCAGATGAGG AGTTTCCGGATGAAGTGGATACACCATTGGATGTTCCTGCTAGGAAGAGGTTTGCAAAATACAGGGGACTCAAGTCCTTTAGGACTTCTTCATGGGATCCTAAA GAATCTCTACCCCAAGATTATGCCAGAATTTTTGAATtcgataattttaaaagaacacaaaaacatgTTCTTGCTAAAGCTTTAGAACTGGATCATGAAAACCGGGAGGACTGTATTTCAGTTGGCTCATATGCTAGGTTGCATATCATGGGAGTGCCCAGTGCTGTTGCTTCAAAGTTATCTTTGCTTGCAAAGACAATCCCAGTTACAGCATGTGGCCTGCTGAAACATGAGTCCAAAGTATCTGTCCTTCATTTCAG TGTGAAGAAGCATGAAGCATATGATGCACCCATCAAATCCAAGGAAGAGTTAATTTTCCATGTTGGGTTTCGGCAATTTGTTGGCTG gccAATTTTCTCTAGTGAGTTCATAAATACAGACAAGAACAAGATGGAGAGGTTTCTCCATGCTGGGCGTTTTTCAGTTGCTTCAATCTATGCACCAATTTCCTTTCCTCCTCTTCCTACGATAATCCTAAAGAGAGATGGAGAGAATGCTGCCCCTGCAGTGGCTGCTGTTGGCTCACTGAAAACTGTTGATGCAGATAGGATAATCCTTAAGCGAGTTATTTTGACAGG TTATCCCCAAAGAGTGTCGAAACGTAAAGCTTCTGTGAGACACATGTTTTATAATCCGGAGGATGTTAAATGGTTTAAG CCTGTTGAGCTTTATACCAAACGTGGTCTTCGTGGGCGAATCAAAGAACCTGTTGGTACACATG GAACAATGAAGTGCCTTCTCAACGGGGTTCTTGAACAGCGTGATACTGTATGTATGAATTTATTTAAACGTGCATACCCGAAGTGGCCAACCCATCATTTTCCTCTATCCGAATAA